The following are from one region of the Desulfuromonas acetexigens genome:
- a CDS encoding helix-turn-helix domain-containing protein, with amino-acid sequence MEYKIGAKIKKLRKARKLTLQDVARETGFSPALISQIENNNVSPPIATLSKLARFFDVKMGHFFEEEEEEHKYEVVRKDARRVINRVISKAGTGHGYTYEALSFRKHNKKMEPFLVTVSERAGEETLYNHEGEEFLLIIKGRAEIILDEERIILEEGDAVYFDSSLRHRLLSYDGNEVQVLAVVTR; translated from the coding sequence ATGGAATACAAAATCGGCGCGAAGATCAAGAAGCTCCGCAAGGCGCGCAAGCTGACGTTGCAGGACGTCGCCCGCGAAACCGGCTTCTCCCCCGCGCTCATCTCGCAGATCGAAAACAACAACGTCTCGCCGCCCATCGCCACCCTCTCCAAGCTGGCGCGCTTTTTCGACGTGAAAATGGGGCACTTCTTCGAGGAGGAAGAGGAAGAGCACAAGTACGAGGTGGTGCGCAAGGATGCCCGACGGGTCATCAACCGGGTCATCTCCAAGGCCGGCACCGGCCACGGCTACACCTACGAAGCCCTCTCCTTCCGCAAGCACAACAAGAAGATGGAACCCTTCCTGGTAACCGTTTCCGAACGCGCCGGCGAGGAAACCCTCTACAACCACGAAGGCGAAGAGTTCCTGCTGATTATCAAAGGGCGGGCCGAAATCATCCTCGACGAGGAACGGATCATCCTCGAAGAGGGGGACGCCGTCTATTTCGATTCCTCCCTCCGCCACCGGTTGCTCTCCTACGACGGCAACGAAGTTCAGGTGCTCGCCGTCGTCACCCGTTGA
- the mqnB gene encoding futalosine hydrolase: MIALLAAVPLETSLLRRFLSPCEVRNCGGRELYLGSRLGRSVALMHCGVGKVNAAAATTLLLATYRPAAVIVLGCGGAFPGSGLGVGDLAVASEEIYGDEGALTPQGFLDMEALGLPLARRGTQSFYNHYPCCPWLLEKVRNLFNSPARERFAQVAFGPFVTVSTCSGTLSRGEALAARTGGLCENMEGAAVAQICALHDIPFLEIRGISNLVEDRDLARWDLKAGAETAQRAVQELLNRWHDSKESA; this comes from the coding sequence ATGATTGCCCTGCTTGCCGCCGTTCCTCTGGAAACCAGCCTGCTGCGCCGCTTTTTGAGCCCCTGCGAGGTGCGCAACTGCGGCGGGCGCGAGCTCTACCTCGGCTCGCGCCTGGGGCGCAGCGTCGCCCTCATGCACTGCGGCGTCGGCAAGGTCAACGCCGCCGCCGCGACCACGCTGCTGCTCGCCACCTACCGGCCGGCGGCGGTGATCGTTCTCGGCTGCGGCGGCGCCTTCCCCGGTTCGGGGCTGGGGGTGGGGGATCTGGCCGTGGCCAGCGAAGAGATCTACGGCGACGAAGGAGCCCTCACTCCGCAGGGTTTTCTCGACATGGAAGCCCTCGGCCTGCCCCTGGCTCGGCGCGGCACCCAGTCTTTTTACAACCACTATCCCTGTTGCCCCTGGCTGCTGGAAAAGGTCCGCAATCTCTTCAATTCCCCGGCGCGGGAGCGCTTCGCCCAGGTTGCCTTCGGTCCCTTCGTCACTGTTTCCACCTGTTCCGGCACCCTCTCCAGAGGGGAGGCCCTGGCCGCGCGCACCGGCGGCCTGTGCGAGAACATGGAGGGCGCCGCCGTCGCCCAGATCTGCGCCCTGCACGACATCCCCTTTCTCGAAATTCGCGGCATTTCGAACCTGGTGGAAGACCGCGACCTGGCGCGCTGGGATCTCAAGGCCGGCGCCGAGACCGCGCAAAGGGCGGTACAGGAGCTGCTCAACCGCTGGCACGACAGTAAGGAAAGCGCATGA
- a CDS encoding 1,4-dihydroxy-6-naphthoate synthase, protein MTKTLTLGYSPCPNDTFIFDALVHRRIPLGDLDFQERLEDVETLNALALAGTLDMTKISYHALGHLRRDYALLRSGGALGRGCGPLVVAREAGEMSALRGQTIAIPGRLTTANLLLQLYGEGFDQVRIMPFDRIMEAVARGEVAAGVIIHESRFTYQGLGLHKILDLGQWWEETTGRPIPLGGILIKRSLGAALIREVDEALRRSVEFAFAHPQLSRPYIKAHAQELADTVIDSHIGLYVNPFSLDLGEEGLAAVTTLLARAEERGLIPPCELPLFGY, encoded by the coding sequence ATGACCAAGACCCTGACCCTCGGCTATTCCCCCTGTCCCAACGACACCTTCATTTTCGATGCCCTGGTACACCGGCGCATTCCCCTGGGGGATCTCGATTTCCAGGAGCGGCTGGAGGATGTGGAAACGCTCAATGCCTTGGCCCTGGCAGGAACCCTCGACATGACCAAGATTTCCTATCACGCCCTCGGTCATCTACGACGGGACTACGCCCTGTTGCGCAGCGGCGGCGCCCTCGGGCGCGGTTGCGGCCCACTGGTAGTGGCCCGGGAAGCGGGGGAGATGTCGGCTCTGCGCGGGCAGACCATCGCCATTCCCGGCCGGCTGACGACCGCCAACCTCCTCTTGCAGCTTTACGGCGAAGGTTTCGATCAGGTACGGATCATGCCCTTCGACCGGATCATGGAGGCCGTGGCGCGGGGCGAGGTGGCGGCCGGGGTCATCATCCACGAATCGCGGTTCACTTACCAGGGCCTGGGGCTGCATAAAATCCTCGATCTCGGCCAGTGGTGGGAGGAGACGACCGGCCGGCCGATTCCCCTTGGCGGCATTCTCATCAAGCGCTCCCTCGGCGCGGCACTGATTCGCGAAGTCGACGAGGCGCTGCGGCGCTCCGTCGAATTCGCCTTCGCCCATCCCCAGCTCTCCCGTCCCTACATCAAGGCCCACGCCCAGGAACTGGCGGATACGGTCATCGACAGCCATATCGGCCTCTACGTCAACCCTTTTTCCCTCGATCTGGGAGAGGAAGGACTGGCGGCGGTGACGACCCTGCTGGCGCGGGCCGAGGAGCGAGGCCTCATCCCCCCCTGCGAATTGCCCCTGTTCGGTTATTGA
- a CDS encoding biotin/lipoyl-containing protein: MAQSNDYYKNNPLIHRDRRLGRADSEWVRSFSCEALRPLIVCRGPIRLEAMMVYEEMGIAHYGILLSEKDSIVYPNALSPELRMLTDPTRVHRVPDYSGASKEERVERIGQIIQIAKDNGYDSIFAGYGFMAEDDEFVAAIEDAGLRFVGPCSATQRGAGKKDEAKRTALNVGVSVTPGIDNITARTLVAKHPSREQLLALVKAEGLKCDAQVLADASLSLEALASHILMASYDKGIDLFTIDELGAQVEKACAEMFRDYPGSRIRLKAIGGGGGKGQRILGATMLAKKKPSEAEIKKAAAEAPSLVREVLNEVKAAGVGDNKNLLIELNIEQTRHNEIQLLGNGDWCIALGGRDCSLQMHEQKLLEVSVTQEGLALEIAKAKKAGLKVQAEALETDLRILKRMEEESERFGQAVGLDSASTFECIVDRDRYYFMEVNTRIQVEHRVTELVYNLKFTNPKNKKDFFIVESLVEAMALLALHKERLPRPERQPRFGAGVEARLNATDVSLSPSAGGVIRYWSEPIEGEIRDDQGICLVNPDTGHFMRYTVAGAYDSNIALLLTKGEDRLDSYQHLAKVLRSTTLTGTDLATNLTFHYGLVNWFLSRNVMAKPTTRFVVPYLTMVGKLKQEANKLDVVYAFLAVKKHFAKLYGADPEVAKAISETLDRKGTLLTRPMEILLNDPHLLSGWLSINRSNLEIKNGKLTWLRNPLVILQETYEYLHMNWREGAPAAEIIWSHDHELLQRALRFYDDLRKVFGLKTEEFIQLNTLLGKEEPQGGYDQATWEEIQAAHLGFEVGNELLGLLFLIADKTSFFDFKVEENLEVTIPDYLTDLDLQAAMKKVLVPPPSTKADEIVTPGGGMYYAQEAPGMPPFVKEGEHFEKGQPLFILEVMKMFNKVPAPFSGTVDKVLIENADGFIVQKGQPIFKVTPDEKFVDVDPKEIEKLKRDTTNDYLKAIL; this comes from the coding sequence ATGGCACAGAGCAACGATTACTATAAAAACAATCCCCTCATCCACCGCGACCGGCGCCTCGGGCGCGCGGACTCCGAGTGGGTACGATCCTTTTCCTGCGAGGCGCTGAGGCCCCTCATCGTCTGCCGCGGCCCGATCCGCCTGGAAGCGATGATGGTCTACGAGGAGATGGGGATCGCCCATTACGGCATCCTCCTCTCGGAGAAAGACTCCATCGTCTACCCCAACGCCCTCTCCCCCGAGCTGCGCATGCTCACCGACCCCACCCGGGTCCATCGGGTGCCCGACTATTCGGGGGCGAGCAAGGAAGAGCGGGTCGAGCGCATCGGCCAGATCATCCAGATCGCCAAGGATAATGGCTACGATTCGATCTTCGCCGGCTATGGTTTCATGGCCGAGGATGACGAGTTCGTCGCCGCCATCGAAGACGCGGGCCTGCGCTTCGTCGGCCCCTGCTCCGCCACTCAGCGCGGTGCCGGCAAGAAGGATGAGGCCAAGCGCACAGCGCTGAATGTCGGCGTCTCCGTTACCCCAGGCATCGACAACATCACCGCCCGCACCCTGGTGGCCAAGCATCCCAGCCGCGAGCAGCTGCTGGCCCTGGTCAAGGCCGAAGGCCTGAAATGCGACGCCCAGGTACTCGCCGATGCGAGCCTCTCCCTCGAGGCCCTCGCCAGCCACATCCTCATGGCCTCTTACGACAAGGGGATCGATCTTTTCACTATCGATGAGCTCGGCGCCCAGGTCGAGAAGGCCTGCGCCGAGATGTTCCGCGACTATCCCGGCAGCCGTATCCGGTTGAAGGCCATCGGCGGTGGCGGCGGCAAGGGGCAGCGGATTCTCGGCGCCACCATGCTGGCCAAGAAAAAACCGAGCGAAGCAGAGATCAAGAAGGCCGCCGCCGAAGCCCCCTCCCTGGTGCGGGAAGTGCTCAACGAAGTCAAGGCGGCCGGGGTTGGCGACAACAAGAACCTGCTCATCGAGCTCAATATCGAGCAGACCCGTCACAATGAAATCCAGCTCCTCGGCAACGGTGACTGGTGCATCGCCCTCGGCGGCCGCGACTGTTCGCTGCAGATGCACGAGCAGAAGCTGCTGGAAGTCTCCGTGACCCAGGAAGGTCTGGCTCTGGAAATCGCCAAGGCCAAGAAGGCCGGGCTCAAGGTCCAGGCCGAGGCCCTGGAAACGGACCTGCGCATCCTCAAGCGCATGGAGGAGGAATCGGAGCGTTTCGGCCAGGCCGTCGGCCTCGATTCGGCCTCGACCTTCGAGTGCATCGTCGACCGCGACCGCTATTACTTCATGGAGGTCAACACCCGCATCCAGGTGGAGCATCGCGTCACCGAGCTGGTCTACAACCTCAAATTCACCAATCCCAAGAACAAGAAGGATTTCTTCATCGTCGAGTCGCTGGTCGAGGCCATGGCCCTGCTCGCCCTGCACAAGGAGCGCCTCCCCCGTCCCGAGCGCCAACCCCGCTTCGGTGCCGGCGTCGAGGCCCGCCTCAACGCCACGGACGTCTCCCTCTCCCCCAGTGCCGGCGGCGTCATCCGCTACTGGTCGGAACCGATCGAAGGGGAAATTCGTGACGACCAGGGGATCTGTCTGGTCAATCCCGACACCGGCCATTTCATGCGCTACACCGTGGCCGGCGCCTACGACTCGAATATCGCCCTGCTCCTGACCAAGGGGGAAGACCGCCTCGACAGCTACCAGCACCTGGCCAAGGTGTTGCGCTCCACCACCCTCACCGGCACCGACCTGGCGACCAACCTCACCTTCCATTACGGCCTGGTCAACTGGTTCCTCAGCCGCAACGTCATGGCCAAGCCGACCACCCGCTTCGTCGTCCCCTACCTGACCATGGTCGGCAAGCTCAAGCAGGAAGCGAACAAGCTCGACGTGGTCTACGCCTTTTTAGCCGTGAAGAAACACTTCGCCAAGCTCTACGGCGCCGATCCCGAGGTGGCCAAGGCCATCTCCGAGACCCTCGACCGCAAGGGCACCCTGCTGACCCGGCCGATGGAGATTCTCCTTAATGATCCCCATCTTCTTTCCGGCTGGCTCAGCATCAACCGCTCGAACCTCGAAATCAAAAACGGCAAGCTGACCTGGCTGCGCAACCCCCTGGTCATTCTTCAGGAGACCTACGAATATCTGCACATGAATTGGCGGGAAGGGGCGCCGGCGGCGGAGATCATCTGGTCCCACGACCACGAGCTGCTGCAGCGGGCGCTGCGCTTCTATGACGATCTGCGCAAAGTCTTCGGGCTGAAGACGGAAGAGTTCATCCAGCTCAACACTCTGCTCGGCAAAGAGGAACCGCAAGGGGGCTACGATCAGGCCACCTGGGAAGAGATTCAGGCCGCCCACCTCGGCTTCGAGGTCGGCAACGAACTCCTTGGCCTCCTGTTCCTGATTGCCGACAAAACCAGTTTCTTCGACTTCAAGGTCGAGGAGAATCTGGAAGTCACCATCCCCGACTACCTCACCGACCTCGACCTGCAGGCGGCGATGAAAAAAGTGCTCGTCCCGCCCCCCTCCACCAAGGCCGATGAGATCGTCACCCCTGGCGGCGGCATGTACTATGCCCAGGAAGCCCCGGGCATGCCGCCTTTCGTCAAGGAAGGGGAGCATTTCGAGAAGGGGCAGCCGCTCTTTATCCTCGAAGTCATGAAGATGTTCAACAAGGTTCCGGCCCCCTTCTCCGGCACCGTCGACAAGGTGCTGATTGAAAACGCCGACGGCTTTATCGTGCAGAAGGGACAGCCGATCTTTAAAGTCACGCCCGACGAGAAATTCGTTGATGTCGACCCCAAGGAAATCGAAAAACTCAAGCGCGACACGACCAACGACTACCTCAAGGCGATTCTCTAA
- a CDS encoding acyl-CoA carboxylase subunit beta, whose amino-acid sequence MSQKIIKPSLKNPLDPPEKVEFTIPGEISRATGGYEEAMQEGHDLIQRPIKSVSIGQIEKQHFKKRMTVWERIKVLTESEPNILFQNWGKNLDGASLVTGILNIGGRDVAVYGHDFTVRAGSIDATNGRKLARLFTMAGEKGIPLIGMNDSAGAFVPAGVGGLDGYAEAFTALRKISGVVPTIMCMFGFNAGGGSYLPRQGSFVIQPEDTFFGLTGPGVVKSVLGEDITPEELGGPKVHGNSGVADLTVADETSALRAAVRLLSYIPDNNGVMAPFQPTSDPLERKTWEINTLLKKAFNSPTGFNTPFDVSIIIQQIVDHGDYFELQPKRAREAITVFGRLGGHVVGFVANNSAVSSGQIDCDSAVKIARFVRFCNIYNIPIIFMEDTTGFLPGREQEARGIVQAGRSMLDSIIDVRTPRILLILRNAFGGAYASYNNYPTGADLVLALPTTRLAVMGPAGKEFVYKNELRKIRSGAAELAKKGAAERVAAGMDAGEAKRDAEREAADWLKAQEGELNLRYEKELMNPKEGLTLGSISSIVMPTDLRKVLGENLNFLLRHYKPAPWQDVQREFH is encoded by the coding sequence ATGTCGCAGAAAATCATCAAGCCTTCGTTGAAGAATCCCCTCGATCCGCCCGAGAAGGTCGAATTCACCATCCCCGGCGAAATCTCCCGCGCCACCGGCGGTTATGAAGAGGCGATGCAGGAAGGGCACGACCTGATTCAGCGCCCGATCAAGTCGGTCAGCATCGGTCAGATCGAAAAACAGCACTTCAAGAAGCGCATGACCGTCTGGGAACGGATCAAGGTGCTGACCGAAAGCGAGCCGAACATCCTCTTCCAGAACTGGGGCAAGAATCTCGACGGCGCCTCTCTGGTCACCGGCATCCTCAATATCGGCGGCCGCGACGTGGCGGTCTACGGCCACGATTTCACCGTGCGTGCCGGTTCCATCGACGCCACCAACGGCCGCAAGCTCGCCCGGCTCTTCACCATGGCTGGCGAGAAGGGGATCCCCCTGATCGGCATGAACGACTCGGCCGGCGCCTTCGTTCCCGCCGGGGTCGGCGGTCTTGACGGCTACGCCGAAGCCTTCACCGCCCTGCGCAAGATCAGCGGCGTGGTGCCGACCATCATGTGCATGTTCGGCTTCAACGCCGGCGGCGGCTCCTACCTTCCCCGCCAGGGGAGCTTCGTCATCCAGCCGGAGGACACCTTCTTCGGCCTGACCGGCCCCGGCGTCGTCAAGTCGGTCCTCGGCGAGGATATCACCCCCGAGGAACTGGGCGGCCCCAAGGTCCACGGCAACTCGGGCGTGGCCGACCTGACCGTGGCCGACGAGACCTCCGCCCTGCGCGCCGCCGTCCGCCTGCTCAGCTACATCCCCGACAACAACGGCGTCATGGCCCCCTTCCAGCCGACCAGCGACCCGCTGGAGCGCAAAACCTGGGAAATCAATACCCTGCTGAAGAAGGCCTTCAACTCGCCGACGGGTTTCAACACCCCCTTCGACGTCTCGATCATCATCCAGCAGATCGTCGACCACGGCGACTACTTCGAGCTGCAACCGAAACGGGCCCGCGAGGCGATCACCGTCTTCGGCCGCCTCGGCGGCCACGTGGTCGGTTTCGTCGCCAACAACTCGGCGGTTTCCTCGGGCCAGATCGACTGCGATTCGGCGGTAAAAATCGCCCGCTTCGTGCGCTTCTGCAACATCTACAACATCCCCATCATCTTCATGGAGGACACCACCGGCTTCCTCCCCGGCCGTGAGCAGGAAGCCCGGGGCATCGTCCAGGCCGGCCGCTCCATGCTCGACTCGATCATCGACGTGCGTACCCCGCGCATCCTGCTGATCCTGCGCAACGCCTTCGGCGGCGCCTACGCCTCGTACAACAACTATCCGACCGGCGCCGACCTGGTGCTGGCCCTGCCTACTACCCGGCTCGCGGTCATGGGTCCGGCCGGCAAGGAATTCGTCTACAAGAATGAGCTGCGCAAGATCCGCTCCGGCGCCGCCGAACTGGCCAAGAAGGGAGCGGCCGAGCGCGTCGCCGCCGGGATGGATGCCGGCGAGGCCAAGCGGGACGCCGAGCGCGAAGCCGCCGACTGGCTCAAGGCCCAGGAAGGCGAGCTGAATCTGCGCTACGAAAAGGAATTGATGAACCCCAAAGAGGGCCTGACCCTCGGCTCCATCTCCTCCATCGTCATGCCGACGGATCTGCGCAAGGTCCTTGGCGAGAACCTCAACTTCCTGCTCCGCCACTACAAGCCTGCCCCCTGGCAGGATGTGCAGCGCGAATTCCATTAG
- the serA gene encoding phosphoglycerate dehydrogenase yields MKVLITDEISPEGLQPLLDDPRVQLDVRLNLPVAELHQIIGGYDALITRSGTRVDAALLEHSGNLRIVARAGVGIDNVDVPAASKKGIIVVNAPFGNVNSAAEHTMAILLSLCRNVTVANASLKSGEWKRAPFTGYELKGKTVGIIGLGKVGGRVALRCRAFEANVLACDPYISEKRAEDHGVKLVSLDDIVRYADIITVHTPLNEETTGMIRSEHFAAMKDGVIVVNCARGGIIEEAAILEALESGKAVGAAFDVWSEEPPATEVLRKLIAHPRMVVTPHLGANTFEAQKNVAVDVSREIINYLDGRPIENAVNIPRFDPDLMEHMKPFMGLVSKIGEFVAQLAPPNPNKVVFTYNGKIARFDCAPLTVCGLASLLNRQTDQEVNMVNARLVAETMGITVEEVRNTESESFSSLVTVCIETPEGSRSIAGTLFEGIPKVVKMRDFQTDFTPEPHMLVISYDDKPGLIGKIGTILGEAKVNIGNMTLGRRAKAGEAMVVLSIDSPADDATLEKVAKAVDARFLKAVHMRE; encoded by the coding sequence ATGAAGGTTCTCATCACCGATGAAATTTCTCCGGAGGGCTTGCAGCCCCTCCTTGACGATCCCCGCGTCCAACTCGACGTGCGCCTGAATCTTCCGGTGGCGGAACTGCACCAGATTATCGGCGGCTACGACGCCCTGATCACCCGCAGCGGCACCCGCGTCGACGCCGCCCTGCTCGAACATTCCGGCAATCTGCGCATCGTCGCCCGCGCCGGGGTCGGTATCGACAACGTCGATGTGCCCGCCGCCAGCAAGAAGGGGATCATCGTCGTCAACGCCCCCTTCGGCAACGTCAACTCGGCGGCCGAGCACACCATGGCCATTCTTCTCTCCCTCTGCCGCAACGTCACCGTCGCCAACGCCTCGCTGAAGAGCGGCGAGTGGAAGCGCGCCCCCTTCACCGGCTACGAACTCAAGGGCAAGACCGTCGGCATCATTGGCCTAGGCAAGGTCGGCGGCCGCGTCGCTCTTCGCTGCCGGGCCTTCGAAGCGAACGTGCTGGCCTGCGACCCCTATATTTCCGAAAAGCGCGCCGAGGACCACGGCGTCAAACTCGTCTCCCTGGACGACATCGTCCGCTATGCCGACATCATCACCGTGCACACCCCGCTGAACGAAGAAACGACCGGCATGATCCGCAGCGAACATTTCGCCGCCATGAAGGACGGCGTCATTGTCGTCAACTGCGCCCGGGGCGGCATCATCGAGGAAGCGGCGATCCTTGAAGCCCTGGAGAGCGGCAAGGCAGTCGGGGCCGCCTTCGACGTCTGGAGCGAGGAACCCCCCGCTACCGAGGTGCTGCGCAAACTCATCGCCCATCCGCGCATGGTCGTCACCCCCCACCTCGGCGCCAACACCTTCGAGGCACAGAAGAACGTGGCGGTCGACGTCAGCCGCGAGATAATCAACTACCTCGACGGCCGTCCCATCGAGAACGCGGTCAACATCCCGCGTTTCGATCCCGACCTGATGGAGCACATGAAGCCCTTCATGGGGCTGGTGAGCAAGATCGGCGAGTTCGTCGCCCAGCTCGCGCCGCCCAATCCGAACAAGGTGGTTTTCACCTACAACGGCAAGATCGCCCGTTTCGACTGCGCGCCTCTCACCGTCTGCGGCCTGGCCTCCCTGCTCAACCGCCAGACCGATCAGGAGGTGAACATGGTCAACGCCCGGCTGGTGGCGGAAACGATGGGCATCACCGTGGAGGAGGTGCGCAACACCGAATCCGAATCCTTTTCCAGCCTGGTAACGGTCTGCATCGAAACCCCCGAGGGCAGCCGCTCCATCGCCGGCACCCTCTTCGAGGGGATTCCCAAGGTCGTCAAGATGCGCGACTTCCAGACCGACTTCACCCCCGAGCCGCACATGCTGGTCATCAGCTACGACGACAAACCGGGTCTGATCGGCAAGATCGGCACCATTCTCGGCGAGGCCAAAGTCAACATCGGCAACATGACCCTGGGTCGCCGGGCCAAAGCGGGCGAAGCGATGGTCGTCCTCTCCATCGACAGCCCGGCCGACGACGCCACCCTGGAAAAGGTCGCCAAGGCCGTCGACGCCCGCTTCCTCAAAGCCGTGCACATGCGCGAATAA
- a CDS encoding HD domain-containing protein — protein MKNLAHFFFEVGMLKRTPRTGFQFLGSGAESVAEHSFRATVIGYTLAMLDGQADVGRVVQLCLFHDIPEARTGDLNYVNKKYVKTDESRAVDDLAKTLPFGDAYRETMEEFEARESRESLLAHDADQLEMILALKEYKDLGNRYADEWYPFAVRRLKTELAQQLAETIWNTDSTRWWFDGDEHWWVNGKREK, from the coding sequence ATGAAAAATCTCGCCCATTTCTTCTTCGAAGTTGGCATGCTCAAGCGCACCCCTCGCACCGGCTTCCAGTTTCTCGGCAGCGGCGCCGAATCGGTGGCCGAACATTCCTTTCGCGCCACGGTCATCGGCTATACCCTAGCCATGCTCGACGGTCAGGCCGATGTCGGCCGGGTGGTGCAGCTCTGCCTCTTCCACGACATCCCCGAGGCCCGCACCGGCGATCTCAACTACGTCAACAAGAAGTACGTGAAGACCGACGAAAGCCGGGCGGTGGACGATCTCGCCAAGACCCTCCCCTTCGGCGACGCCTACCGGGAAACGATGGAAGAGTTCGAGGCCCGCGAAAGTCGCGAGTCGCTCCTCGCCCACGACGCCGATCAGCTGGAAATGATTCTCGCCCTCAAGGAATACAAGGATCTCGGCAACCGTTACGCCGACGAATGGTATCCCTTCGCCGTACGCCGGTTGAAGACCGAACTGGCGCAGCAGCTGGCCGAAACCATCTGGAACACCGACTCGACCCGCTGGTGGTTCGACGGGGACGAGCACTGGTGGGTGAACGGCAAGCGCGAAAAATAA
- a CDS encoding EamA family transporter, which translates to MSSLALTLVVFSALMHALWNLLVKRSRDKTAFIWWMFCFSGGLFNLALLFVSEPFPPLTPRILLLGLGGAICFVVYHLFTGRAYQGGDLSLTYPLAQTSMIYVPIWGVLLLGESLSPLGAAGIGLIIFGAYCVQLGRFSPAEVLRPFRNLGNPSVQAALAAGFVYSVGAVIDKTGVMAYHPLYFTYLLVVFMFLIMSANLLRPGQRGRIAKEWQHSLPLILLSGPIMMGSFISFRYALTLAPLSYAVPVRQVGLLFGVLFGVLFLGESCGRIRVLAALVILAGVFLVRLG; encoded by the coding sequence ATGAGCAGCCTCGCCCTCACCCTCGTCGTCTTTTCCGCCCTGATGCACGCGCTCTGGAACCTGCTGGTCAAGCGCAGCCGGGACAAGACCGCCTTCATCTGGTGGATGTTCTGCTTTTCCGGCGGACTCTTCAATCTCGCCCTGCTTTTTGTCAGCGAGCCCTTCCCCCCCCTGACCCCACGGATTCTGCTCCTCGGCCTGGGCGGGGCGATCTGTTTCGTCGTCTACCATCTCTTCACCGGCCGTGCCTACCAGGGGGGGGATCTCTCCTTGACCTACCCTCTGGCCCAGACCTCCATGATCTACGTGCCGATCTGGGGGGTGCTGCTGTTGGGCGAAAGTCTCTCCCCCCTCGGCGCCGCCGGCATCGGCCTGATCATCTTTGGCGCCTATTGCGTCCAGCTCGGACGCTTTTCTCCGGCCGAGGTCCTGCGCCCCTTCCGCAACCTCGGCAACCCCTCGGTGCAGGCGGCCCTGGCCGCCGGGTTCGTCTACTCGGTCGGCGCGGTCATCGACAAGACCGGGGTCATGGCCTACCACCCCCTCTACTTCACCTATCTGCTGGTCGTCTTTATGTTCCTGATCATGTCCGCCAATCTCCTGCGCCCCGGGCAGCGCGGACGCATCGCCAAGGAATGGCAGCACAGCCTGCCGCTGATCCTGCTCTCGGGGCCGATCATGATGGGCTCCTTCATCTCTTTCCGTTACGCCCTCACCCTCGCCCCCTTGAGCTACGCCGTGCCGGTGCGCCAGGTTGGCCTGCTCTTCGGCGTCCTCTTCGGCGTCCTCTTTCTCGGCGAAAGCTGCGGCCGCATCCGCGTGCTGGCGGCGCTGGTCATTCTCGCCGGGGTCTTCCTGGTGCGCCTTGGATAG